A region from the Brassica napus cultivar Da-Ae chromosome C8, Da-Ae, whole genome shotgun sequence genome encodes:
- the LOC125591934 gene encoding ATP-citrate synthase alpha chain protein 3-like — MVAGGGASVIDADTVGDLGYASELGNYAEYSGAPNEEEVLQYARLVIDCATADPDGRKRALLIGGGIANFTDVAAIFNCIIRTLRKKETRLKSSRMHIYVRRGGPNYQNGLARMRALGEELGVPLEVYGPEATMTGICKRAIDCIMLPDA, encoded by the exons ATGGTAGCTGGTGGCGGTGCTAGCGTCATAGATGCTGATACG GTTGGAGATTTAGGCTACGCATCAGAGCTCGGGAACTACGCAGAGTATAGTGGAGCACCTAATGAGGAAGAGGTGTTACAATACGCTAGACTTGTCATTGAT TGTGCTACTGCTGATCCTGATGGACGCAAACGAGCTCTTCTCATTGGAGGGGGCATTGCCAATTTTACAGACGTCGCAGCTATTTTCAACTGTATCATCCGCACTCTAAGAAAAAAG GAAACAAGACTGAAATCATCAAGAATGCACATTTACGTAAGAAGAGGTGGTCCTAATTACCAGAATGGTCTAGCTAGAATGCGTGCTCTGGGAGAGGAACTCGGTGTTCCTCTAGAG GTATATGGACCAGAAGCAACGATGACAGGAATATGCAAACGAGCCATTGACTGCATCATGTTGCCTGATGCATAA